A region from the Mycolicibacterium phlei genome encodes:
- a CDS encoding AAA family ATPase yields MLQTIAIRGYRSLRDVVLPLARLTVITGANGTGKSSLYRALRLLADCGRGEVIGSLAREGGLESVLWAGPEQLGGARRTGKVEGTIRTGPVSLEMGFAADDFGYLVDLGLPQMAGPGSLFARDPEIKREAVFAGPVMRPGTTLVRRTRDYVETASESGRGFDKLSQALPPYRSVLAEYAHPGAHPELAAVRDRLRAWRFYDGFRVDAAAPCRRRHVGTRTPVLADDGSDLAAAIQTIIEAGFDDLARAVADAFDGATVSVAVHDGLFDLRLHQPGMLRPLRAAELSDGTLRFLLWAAALLSPQPPSLMVLNEPETSLHPDLVRPLGRLINTAAGTTQVVVVTHSKTLLEALAAVPLDEDYHTADAIQIALYKDLGETRIEGQGLLTTPPWDWGSR; encoded by the coding sequence ATGCTGCAGACGATCGCCATCCGCGGGTACCGCTCCCTGCGCGACGTGGTGCTGCCGCTGGCCCGGCTGACCGTGATCACCGGCGCCAACGGCACCGGTAAGTCGTCGCTGTACCGGGCGCTGCGCCTGCTGGCCGACTGCGGCCGCGGCGAGGTGATCGGCTCACTGGCCCGCGAGGGCGGGCTGGAGTCGGTGCTGTGGGCCGGCCCCGAGCAGCTCGGCGGCGCCCGCCGCACCGGCAAGGTCGAGGGCACCATCCGCACCGGCCCGGTCTCCCTCGAGATGGGGTTCGCCGCCGACGATTTCGGTTACCTCGTCGACCTCGGGCTACCGCAGATGGCCGGCCCCGGTTCGCTGTTCGCGCGCGATCCGGAGATCAAGCGTGAGGCGGTGTTCGCCGGACCGGTGATGCGACCCGGCACGACGCTGGTGCGCCGCACCCGCGATTACGTGGAGACCGCCTCGGAGTCCGGCCGCGGGTTCGACAAGCTGTCGCAGGCGCTGCCGCCCTACCGCAGCGTGCTCGCCGAGTACGCCCACCCTGGTGCCCACCCGGAACTGGCGGCGGTGCGGGACCGGTTGCGGGCGTGGCGGTTCTACGACGGCTTCCGCGTCGACGCCGCCGCGCCGTGCCGCCGGCGTCACGTCGGCACCCGCACCCCGGTGCTCGCCGACGACGGCTCGGACCTGGCGGCGGCCATCCAGACCATCATCGAGGCCGGTTTCGACGACCTGGCCCGCGCGGTGGCCGACGCGTTCGACGGGGCGACGGTCTCGGTGGCCGTGCACGACGGACTGTTCGACCTGCGCCTGCACCAGCCCGGGATGCTGCGCCCGCTGCGGGCTGCCGAACTGTCCGACGGCACACTGCGTTTCCTGCTCTGGGCGGCCGCGCTGCTCAGCCCGCAGCCGCCGTCGCTGATGGTGCTCAACGAGCCCGAGACCTCCCTGCACCCCGATCTGGTGCGCCCGCTGGGCCGGCTCATCAACACCGCGGCGGGCACCACGCAGGTCGTCGTCGTCACCCACTCGAAGACCCTGCTCGAAGCCCTGGCGGCCGTCCCCCTCGACGAGGACTACCACACCGCGGACGCAATTCAGATCGCGTTGTACAAGGATCTCGGCGAGACCCGCATCGAGGGGCAGGGCCTGCTGACCACGCCGCCGTGGGACTGGGGTTCCCGCTAG
- a CDS encoding homocitrate synthase, whose translation MTLSFAPHSFAAHLNAPMPRGLREQADTMPFDTFLAEYAPTSWPVRLGDWNCTDGARPATRLGPQARHYQATLTIGERTCATSAAASGPVAALTAMLYDYGIPVELIDFHQVRAGERTATFIRGSDGLHAQWALGLSEDATQSALNAVIACANRLLTSS comes from the coding sequence ATGACTCTTTCGTTCGCACCGCATTCCTTCGCCGCTCACCTGAACGCCCCGATGCCACGGGGGTTGCGGGAGCAGGCCGACACGATGCCGTTCGACACCTTCCTGGCCGAGTACGCCCCCACGTCGTGGCCGGTGCGGCTCGGCGACTGGAACTGCACCGACGGGGCGCGGCCCGCCACCCGGCTGGGCCCGCAGGCCCGGCACTACCAGGCGACGCTGACGATCGGCGAGCGCACCTGCGCGACGTCGGCGGCCGCCTCCGGGCCTGTCGCCGCGCTCACCGCGATGCTCTACGACTACGGAATCCCGGTGGAACTGATCGACTTTCACCAGGTGCGCGCCGGTGAGCGCACCGCCACATTCATCCGCGGCTCCGACGGGCTGCACGCGCAGTGGGCGCTGGGCCTGTCCGAGGACGCCACGCAGTCGGCGCTCAACGCGGTCATCGCGTGCGCCAACCGGCTGCTCACCTCGTCCTGA
- a CDS encoding TetR/AcrR family transcriptional regulator: MTAQPAPQARRSRGDRQRDAIINAVRELVKEQSFADLSVSAISERAGVARSGFYFYFDSKYAVLAEVLAGAGEMLDSLTHHFAPREPGESPEAFAKRMVGSAAAVYANDDPVLSACGVARNTDKKIREMMDDFYDGIIEKLIALLEQDADARPISDDLPALVRTLAATTAMTLTHDSAFVGRGIDPNRAIEALEKLWVAAFWGHMRSEERRDG; encoded by the coding sequence ATGACCGCCCAACCAGCACCGCAAGCGCGTCGCAGCCGCGGCGACCGGCAGCGCGACGCGATCATCAATGCCGTCCGCGAGCTCGTCAAGGAACAGTCGTTCGCGGACCTGTCGGTCAGCGCCATCAGCGAACGTGCGGGTGTGGCGCGATCGGGTTTCTACTTCTACTTCGACTCCAAGTACGCGGTGCTCGCCGAGGTGCTCGCCGGTGCCGGGGAGATGCTCGACAGCCTCACCCACCACTTCGCGCCCCGCGAGCCCGGCGAGTCGCCGGAGGCCTTCGCCAAGCGGATGGTCGGCAGCGCCGCCGCGGTGTACGCCAACGACGACCCGGTGCTGTCGGCGTGCGGGGTCGCGCGCAACACCGACAAGAAGATCCGCGAGATGATGGACGACTTCTACGACGGCATCATCGAGAAGCTGATCGCGCTGTTGGAGCAGGACGCCGACGCCCGTCCCATCTCCGACGACCTGCCCGCGCTGGTGCGCACCCTGGCCGCGACGACGGCCATGACGCTGACCCACGACAGCGCGTTCGTCGGCCGCGGTATCGACCCGAACCGCGCGATCGAGGCGCTCGAGAAGCTGTGGGTGGCCGCGTTCTGGGGGCACATGCGCTCCGAAGAGCGCCGGGACGGCTGA
- a CDS encoding phosphotransferase family protein yields the protein MPDDVQQLPTLSDEDQAALTRWVRREGLGETVSDVEPLTGGTQNIVVRLRVDDRAMVLRRPPLHPRPTSDKTMLREIAALRTLAGTPVPHPEFIAGCDDLDVLGVVFYLMEEVDGFNPGDDMSEAYERDPAMRHQVGLSYAASLAELSRVPWEGKPLAELKRPGSFLQRQVPQFLKLLESYRHDRYDPATLEVAELAEWLTANLPPDGPPGILHGDPHLSNVMLRRDRPELAAFVDWEMCTIGDPLLDLGWILICWPLEADTIGAGARLAALGGLASRRELLDAYLAAGGRETDHLDWYIAMACFKLGIVIEGTWSRFLVGQASREAGERLHTSAQNLIDVGTRVAKGDNPFAI from the coding sequence ATGCCCGATGATGTGCAGCAGCTGCCGACACTGAGCGACGAGGACCAGGCCGCCCTCACCCGGTGGGTGCGCCGCGAAGGTCTGGGGGAGACGGTCAGCGACGTCGAACCCCTGACCGGTGGCACCCAGAACATCGTGGTGCGGTTACGCGTCGACGACCGCGCGATGGTGCTGCGCCGGCCGCCGCTGCACCCGCGGCCGACCAGTGACAAGACGATGCTGCGCGAGATCGCGGCGCTGCGCACACTGGCGGGCACCCCGGTGCCGCACCCCGAATTCATCGCCGGCTGCGACGATCTGGACGTCCTCGGGGTGGTCTTCTACCTCATGGAGGAGGTCGACGGCTTCAACCCCGGCGACGACATGTCCGAGGCCTACGAACGCGATCCCGCGATGCGTCACCAGGTCGGGTTGAGCTACGCCGCGAGCCTGGCCGAGCTGAGCCGGGTGCCGTGGGAGGGCAAACCGCTCGCCGAGCTCAAACGGCCGGGATCGTTTCTGCAGCGCCAGGTTCCGCAGTTCCTTAAGCTGCTGGAGAGCTACCGTCACGACCGCTACGACCCGGCGACGCTGGAGGTCGCCGAACTGGCCGAGTGGCTGACGGCGAACCTGCCGCCCGACGGTCCGCCGGGCATCCTGCACGGCGACCCGCACCTGAGCAACGTGATGCTGCGACGTGACCGTCCGGAACTGGCCGCGTTCGTCGACTGGGAGATGTGCACCATCGGCGACCCGCTGCTGGACCTGGGCTGGATCCTGATCTGCTGGCCGCTGGAGGCCGACACGATCGGCGCGGGCGCCCGGCTGGCCGCGCTCGGCGGACTGGCCAGCCGCCGTGAGCTTCTCGACGCCTACCTGGCCGCCGGTGGTCGCGAGACCGACCACCTCGACTGGTACATCGCGATGGCGTGTTTCAAGCTCGGCATCGTCATCGAGGGCACCTGGTCGCGGTTCCTGGTCGGGCAGGCCAGCCGTGAGGCGGGGGAGCGGCTGCACACCAGCGCGCAGAACCTGATCGACGTCGGGACGCGGGTGGCCAAGGGCGACAACCCGTTTGCCATCTAG
- a CDS encoding PAS and ANTAR domain-containing protein — protein MREAEPSPAADPDTVAGLGERVGSFRYFADEARWEWSDAVAQMHGYPPGEVEPTTELLLSHKHPDDAASVALLIDAVTGEGRPFSSRHRIVDRHGTVRPVLVIGERLRDDDGTVIGTQGLYLDLSNVAAGTVDAAIADFTEHRAIIEQAKGMLMVTYGIPAERAFDILVWRSQDSNTKLRTLATQVVADFTTMLQIPGDIRERADHLLLTAHKRIGERRRDGD, from the coding sequence GTGCGAGAAGCGGAGCCGTCACCGGCGGCGGACCCGGACACCGTCGCGGGCCTGGGCGAACGGGTGGGATCCTTCCGCTATTTCGCCGACGAAGCCCGGTGGGAGTGGTCCGATGCCGTCGCCCAGATGCACGGCTACCCGCCGGGTGAGGTCGAGCCGACCACCGAGCTGCTGCTGTCGCACAAGCATCCCGACGACGCCGCCAGCGTGGCGCTGCTGATCGACGCGGTCACCGGGGAGGGCAGGCCGTTCAGCAGCCGCCACCGCATCGTCGACAGACACGGCACCGTGCGTCCGGTGCTGGTCATCGGCGAACGGCTGCGCGACGACGACGGCACCGTGATCGGCACCCAGGGCCTCTACCTGGACCTGAGCAACGTCGCGGCCGGTACCGTGGACGCCGCGATCGCCGACTTCACCGAGCACCGCGCCATCATCGAGCAGGCCAAGGGCATGCTGATGGTGACCTACGGCATCCCCGCCGAGCGGGCCTTCGACATCCTGGTGTGGCGTTCGCAGGACAGCAACACCAAGCTGCGCACGCTGGCCACTCAGGTCGTCGCCGACTTCACCACGATGCTGCAGATCCCCGGCGACATCCGGGAGCGCGCCGACCATCTGCTGCTCACCGCACACAAGCGGATCGGCGAGCGCCGACGCGACGGCGACTAG
- a CDS encoding sulfite exporter TauE/SafE family protein: MTWALLFAAGILGGLTGSVAGLASVATYPALLVAGLPPVTANVTNTVALVFNGVGSVLGSRPELRGRGRWVLRMLPVALLGGLAGAVLLLSTPAEGFEKVVPILLGSASVAILLPRRPPDDGDGEGRPVLRTVAELAAIFAICIYGGYFGAAAGVLLLALFLRTGHGSLAVANAGKNVVLGLANLVAAVVFAVVAPVQWWAVLVLGLGCLIGSRLGPVVVRHAPSGPLRLAIGAAGVALAVKLGLDAYR, from the coding sequence ATGACCTGGGCTCTACTGTTCGCCGCGGGCATCCTCGGCGGTCTCACCGGCAGCGTCGCAGGCCTGGCGTCGGTGGCCACCTACCCGGCGCTGCTGGTGGCGGGGCTGCCGCCGGTGACCGCGAACGTCACCAACACCGTCGCGCTGGTCTTCAACGGGGTCGGCTCGGTGCTGGGCTCCCGCCCCGAACTGCGCGGCCGCGGCCGCTGGGTGCTGCGCATGCTGCCGGTCGCCCTGCTGGGTGGGCTGGCCGGCGCGGTGCTCCTGTTATCCACGCCCGCAGAGGGTTTCGAGAAGGTGGTGCCGATCCTGCTGGGCTCGGCCTCGGTGGCGATCCTGCTGCCGCGACGCCCGCCCGACGACGGCGACGGCGAGGGCCGGCCCGTGCTGCGCACCGTCGCGGAGCTCGCGGCGATCTTCGCGATCTGCATCTACGGCGGCTACTTCGGTGCCGCCGCGGGGGTGCTGCTGCTGGCGCTGTTCCTGCGCACTGGGCACGGCTCGCTCGCGGTGGCCAACGCGGGCAAGAACGTCGTGCTCGGGCTCGCCAACCTCGTCGCCGCGGTGGTGTTCGCGGTCGTGGCGCCGGTGCAGTGGTGGGCCGTGCTGGTGCTCGGGCTGGGCTGCCTGATCGGCTCGCGGCTGGGGCCGGTGGTGGTGCGGCACGCACCGTCGGGACCGCTGCGGCTGGCGATCGGCGCGGCCGGGGTTGCGCTGGCCGTCAAGCTCGGCCTGGACGCCTACCGCTAG
- a CDS encoding DNA polymerase IV — MSHRWVLHVDLDQFQAAVEIRRRPELAGLPVIVGGNGDPTEPRKVVTCASYPAREYGVHAGMPLRSAARKCPDAVFLPLDTDAYDAASEQVMGLLRDFGHPVEVWGWDEAYVGADLDGDPVELADRIREVVAAETGLTCSVGISDNKQRAKVATGFGKPRGTDPARGVYLLTDENWMAVMGDRPVDALWGVGPKTAKKLAGLGITTVADLASTDPTVLTSTFGPTTGLWILLLAKGGGDDTVRAEPWVPRSRSHVVTFPQDLDDPAEMRSALVDLAHRTLADIVAQHRVAERVAVTVRTRTFYTRTKIRKLPAPTTDRDLITATALDLLAEFDLDRPVRLLGVRLELTPPEGGY, encoded by the coding sequence ATGAGCCACCGCTGGGTCCTGCACGTCGACCTCGACCAGTTCCAGGCCGCGGTGGAGATCCGGCGCCGCCCGGAACTGGCGGGCCTGCCGGTCATCGTCGGCGGCAACGGCGATCCCACCGAACCCCGCAAGGTCGTCACCTGTGCGTCCTATCCGGCGCGCGAGTACGGCGTGCACGCCGGGATGCCGTTGCGCAGCGCGGCCCGCAAGTGCCCCGATGCGGTCTTCCTGCCCCTGGACACCGACGCCTACGACGCGGCCTCCGAGCAGGTGATGGGTCTGCTGCGCGACTTCGGCCATCCCGTCGAGGTGTGGGGCTGGGACGAGGCCTACGTCGGCGCCGACCTCGACGGCGACCCCGTCGAGCTCGCCGACCGCATCCGCGAGGTCGTCGCCGCCGAGACGGGGCTGACGTGCTCGGTCGGCATCAGCGACAACAAACAGCGCGCCAAGGTGGCGACCGGCTTCGGCAAGCCGCGCGGCACCGATCCGGCCCGCGGCGTGTACCTGCTCACCGACGAGAACTGGATGGCGGTGATGGGCGACCGTCCGGTCGACGCTCTGTGGGGTGTCGGCCCGAAGACCGCGAAAAAGCTTGCCGGCCTGGGCATCACCACCGTCGCTGACCTGGCGTCCACCGACCCGACGGTGCTGACCTCGACGTTCGGCCCGACCACCGGGTTGTGGATCCTGCTGCTGGCCAAGGGTGGCGGCGACGACACCGTCCGCGCCGAACCGTGGGTGCCGCGTTCGCGCAGCCATGTCGTCACCTTCCCGCAGGACCTCGACGACCCCGCCGAGATGCGCTCGGCCCTCGTCGACCTCGCGCACCGCACGCTCGCCGACATCGTCGCGCAGCACCGCGTCGCCGAACGCGTCGCGGTCACCGTGCGCACCAGGACCTTCTACACCCGCACCAAGATCCGTAAGCTGCCCGCACCGACCACGGACCGAGACCTCATCACCGCCACCGCACTCGACCTGCTCGCCGAGTTCGACCTCGACCGGCCGGTGCGACTGCTGGGCGTGCGGCTGGAGCTGACCCCACCGGAAGGCGGGTACTGA
- a CDS encoding SDR family oxidoreductase: MAHPGFANKRCLITGAASGIGRATALRLAAEGAELFLTDRDAEGLEKTVADARALGAEVPEYRALDISDYDAVKAFADDVHSRHPAMDIVMNIAGISAWGTVSTLTHQHWRSMVDVNLMGPIHVIETFVPPMVAAGTGGHLVNVSSAAGIVALPWHAAYSASKFGLRGLSEVLRFDLARHRIGVSVVVPGAVKTPLVQTVQIAGVDREDPRVQKWTDRFSGHAVSPEHVAECILKGVRRNRFLIYTSADIRALYLFKRVAWWPYSVAMRSVNVLFTKALRPARRG; the protein is encoded by the coding sequence ATGGCGCATCCGGGATTCGCGAACAAGCGTTGTCTGATCACCGGAGCCGCCAGCGGCATCGGCCGCGCCACCGCGCTGCGGCTCGCCGCCGAGGGCGCCGAGCTCTTCCTCACCGACCGAGACGCCGAGGGGCTGGAGAAGACCGTCGCCGACGCGCGCGCCCTGGGTGCCGAGGTCCCGGAGTACCGCGCCCTGGACATCTCCGACTACGACGCGGTCAAGGCGTTCGCCGACGACGTCCACTCGCGGCACCCGGCGATGGACATCGTCATGAACATCGCCGGGATCTCCGCGTGGGGCACCGTGTCGACGCTGACCCACCAGCACTGGAGGTCGATGGTCGACGTCAACCTGATGGGCCCCATCCACGTCATCGAGACGTTCGTACCGCCGATGGTGGCCGCGGGCACCGGCGGGCACCTGGTCAACGTGTCCTCGGCGGCCGGGATCGTGGCGCTGCCGTGGCATGCGGCCTACAGCGCCAGCAAGTTCGGGTTGCGCGGACTGTCGGAGGTGCTGCGGTTCGACCTGGCCCGCCACCGCATCGGGGTCTCGGTCGTGGTGCCCGGCGCGGTGAAAACGCCTCTGGTGCAGACGGTTCAGATCGCCGGCGTGGACCGCGAGGACCCACGGGTGCAGAAGTGGACCGACCGGTTCAGCGGGCACGCGGTGTCCCCGGAGCACGTCGCCGAGTGCATCCTCAAGGGCGTGCGGCGCAACCGCTTCCTGATCTACACCTCCGCCGACATCCGCGCGCTGTATCTGTTCAAGCGGGTGGCGTGGTGGCCCTACAGCGTGGCGATGCGGTCGGTGAACGTGTTGTTCACCAAGGCGTTGCGGCCGGCGCGGCGCGGTTAG
- a CDS encoding TetR/AcrR family transcriptional regulator, with the protein MAAPRPVQELQVAGQPPTERGDAARNRTLLLEAARRLIAERGPDAVTTDDIATAAGVGKGTLFRRFGSRSALMIELLDEDEKAHQHAFLFGPPPLGPGAPPLERLLAYGRARLEFVHAHLALLLEANRDPNARFNAPATLHHRHLRVLLEQAGTTGDLDAQAAALQALLDAEYVQHQLREGGHTLPSLADAWESVARKLCGI; encoded by the coding sequence ATGGCTGCCCCTCGTCCCGTGCAGGAGCTGCAGGTGGCCGGCCAACCTCCGACCGAACGCGGGGACGCGGCACGCAATCGCACCCTACTGCTCGAGGCGGCCCGCCGCCTGATCGCCGAGCGCGGCCCCGACGCGGTGACCACCGACGACATCGCCACCGCCGCCGGGGTGGGCAAAGGCACGCTGTTCCGTCGCTTCGGCAGCCGGTCGGCGTTGATGATCGAGCTGCTCGACGAGGACGAGAAGGCCCATCAACACGCGTTCCTGTTCGGGCCGCCGCCGCTGGGTCCGGGTGCGCCGCCGCTGGAGCGACTGCTCGCCTACGGCCGCGCCCGGCTGGAGTTCGTCCACGCCCACCTCGCCCTGCTCCTGGAGGCCAACCGCGACCCGAACGCGCGGTTCAACGCGCCGGCCACCCTGCACCACCGCCATCTGCGGGTGCTGCTCGAGCAGGCCGGCACCACCGGCGACCTCGACGCCCAGGCCGCCGCGCTGCAGGCACTGCTGGACGCCGAGTACGTCCAGCACCAGCTCCGCGAGGGCGGGCACACGCTGCCCTCGCTCGCCGACGCGTGGGAGTCGGTGGCACGCAAACTCTGCGGCATATGA
- the nrdH gene encoding glutaredoxin-like protein NrdH, producing the protein MSQPAGSLVTVYTKPACVQCTATFKALDKAGIAYEKVDISLDTEARDYVMALGYLQAPVVVAGNEHWSGFRPDRIKALAAVQATA; encoded by the coding sequence ATGTCCCAGCCCGCAGGTTCTCTGGTCACCGTCTACACCAAGCCGGCGTGCGTGCAGTGCACCGCGACCTTCAAGGCGCTGGACAAGGCGGGTATCGCCTACGAGAAGGTCGACATCTCCCTCGACACCGAGGCCCGGGACTACGTCATGGCGCTGGGCTACCTGCAGGCCCCGGTCGTGGTGGCAGGCAACGAGCACTGGTCGGGCTTCCGCCCCGACCGGATCAAGGCCCTCGCGGCCGTGCAGGCCACCGCGTAG
- a CDS encoding NAD(P)H-dependent oxidoreductase, whose amino-acid sequence MSDNKDITVLVLVGSLRAGSINRQLAELAIESAPEGVQLKPFDRLAELPFYNEDIDTEDVAEPVAALRAAAAEADATLVVTPEYNASIPGVLKNAIDWLSRPYGNGALKDKPLAVIGAALGQYGGVWAHDETRKSFGIAGPRVVEDLKLSLPSKTLDGKHPREHAEVAATVRDIVGKLAAEVA is encoded by the coding sequence GTGTCGGACAACAAGGACATCACCGTGCTGGTGCTGGTTGGCAGCCTGCGGGCGGGCTCGATCAACCGGCAGCTGGCCGAGCTGGCGATCGAGAGCGCCCCCGAGGGTGTGCAGCTCAAGCCGTTCGACCGGCTGGCCGAGTTGCCCTTCTACAACGAGGACATCGACACCGAGGACGTCGCCGAGCCGGTCGCCGCCCTGCGCGCGGCCGCCGCCGAGGCCGACGCCACCCTCGTCGTCACCCCCGAGTACAACGCCAGCATCCCGGGTGTGCTCAAGAACGCCATCGACTGGTTGTCCCGGCCGTACGGCAACGGTGCGCTCAAGGACAAGCCGCTGGCCGTGATCGGCGCGGCCCTGGGCCAGTACGGCGGTGTGTGGGCTCATGACGAGACCCGCAAGTCGTTCGGGATCGCGGGACCGCGGGTGGTCGAGGACCTGAAGCTGTCGCTGCCGAGCAAGACGCTGGACGGGAAGCACCCGCGCGAGCACGCCGAGGTCGCCGCGACGGTGCGTGACATCGTCGGCAAGCTGGCCGCCGAGGTGGCCTGA
- a CDS encoding cytochrome P450, which translates to MPTISTTDYLLDQAKRRLTPTLNNLPLGPLERHLNNREWKQFKLAEPPAGSGLKPVMGDAGLPILGHMIEAFRGGPDYVLQVYRKYGPVHYAYSPALSSVSALGPDATQVVFSNKNKDFSQKGWHPVIGPFFNRGLMMLDFEEHMFHRRIMQEAFTRTRLSGYVEHIDKVASKVVANDWVANDPRFLLHPALKELTLDIASVVFMGHEPGTDHELVTKVNEAFAITTRAGGAIIRTSVPPFKWWRGLQARKVLEDYFEERVKERRDAEGTDMLTVLCHTADEDGNRFSDEDIVNHMIFLMMAAHDTSTSTLTTMGYYLAANPEWQERCREESERIGDGPLDIEALEKLETFDLVINESLRLVTPLPFNVRQAVRDTDILGYYIPAGTNVVTWPGLNHRLPEIWTDPEKFDPDRFSEPRSEHKKHRYAFSPFGGGAHKCIGMVFGQLEIKTVMHRLLRKYRLELPRPGYKPKYDYAGMPVPMDGMPIVLRPLH; encoded by the coding sequence ATGCCGACCATCAGCACCACCGACTACCTGCTCGACCAGGCGAAGCGGCGGCTGACCCCGACACTGAACAACCTGCCGCTGGGGCCGCTGGAGCGGCATTTGAACAACCGTGAGTGGAAGCAGTTCAAGCTGGCCGAGCCGCCCGCGGGCAGCGGCCTGAAGCCGGTGATGGGCGACGCCGGCCTGCCGATCCTCGGTCACATGATCGAGGCGTTCCGCGGCGGTCCGGACTACGTGCTGCAGGTCTACCGCAAGTACGGCCCGGTGCACTACGCCTACTCCCCCGCGCTGTCGTCGGTGTCCGCGCTGGGTCCCGACGCCACCCAGGTCGTCTTCTCCAACAAGAACAAGGACTTCTCACAGAAGGGCTGGCACCCGGTCATCGGCCCGTTCTTCAACCGCGGCCTGATGATGCTCGACTTCGAAGAGCACATGTTCCACCGGCGGATCATGCAGGAGGCGTTCACGCGCACCCGGCTGTCGGGCTACGTCGAGCACATCGACAAGGTGGCCTCGAAGGTGGTGGCCAACGACTGGGTCGCCAACGACCCGCGGTTCCTGCTGCACCCCGCGCTCAAGGAGCTCACCCTCGACATCGCGTCGGTGGTGTTCATGGGGCACGAGCCGGGCACCGACCACGAGCTGGTCACCAAGGTCAACGAGGCGTTCGCCATCACCACCCGCGCCGGCGGCGCGATCATCCGCACCAGCGTTCCGCCGTTCAAGTGGTGGCGCGGGCTGCAGGCGCGCAAGGTCCTGGAGGACTACTTCGAGGAGCGGGTCAAGGAGCGCCGCGACGCCGAGGGCACCGACATGCTGACGGTGCTGTGCCACACCGCCGACGAGGACGGCAACCGGTTCAGCGACGAGGACATCGTCAACCACATGATCTTCCTCATGATGGCCGCCCACGACACCTCGACGTCGACGCTGACCACCATGGGCTACTACCTGGCGGCCAACCCCGAGTGGCAGGAGCGCTGCCGCGAGGAGTCCGAGCGCATCGGCGACGGACCGCTGGACATCGAGGCGCTGGAGAAGCTCGAGACCTTCGACCTGGTCATCAACGAGTCGCTGCGGCTGGTCACCCCGCTGCCGTTCAACGTGCGCCAGGCCGTGCGCGACACCGACATCCTGGGCTACTACATCCCGGCGGGCACCAACGTCGTGACCTGGCCCGGCCTCAACCACCGGCTGCCCGAGATCTGGACCGACCCGGAGAAGTTCGATCCCGACCGCTTCTCCGAACCGCGCTCGGAGCACAAGAAGCACCGCTACGCGTTCTCGCCGTTCGGCGGCGGTGCGCACAAGTGCATCGGCATGGTGTTCGGTCAGCTCGAGATCAAGACCGTCATGCACCGACTGCTGCGCAAGTACCGCCTGGAGCTGCCGCGGCCGGGCTACAAGCCGAAGTACGACTACGCGGGTATGCCGGTCCCGATGGACGGCATGCCGATCGTGCTGCGGCCCCTGCACTGA
- a CDS encoding SDR family NAD(P)-dependent oxidoreductase — translation MEISGKKAIIVGGASGFGKATAELLAQRGAEVAILDRPQSKGKEVADAIGGSFFAVDVTDFDGTEKVLNEAIDKLGALHIIVTTAGGGGAERTVKKDGPHSLESFRKTIDLNLIATFNISRLAGWQMSQQDLVDDEQEERGVIINTASIAAFEGQIGQVAYTASKAAIAGMCLTMARDMGSLGIRALAIAPSLFATGLTEGIPDEFAKALTKDAAFPKRLGKPEEYAKLVAAIVENPMLNGQCLRLDAGQRFAPK, via the coding sequence GTGGAGATCTCGGGCAAGAAGGCGATCATCGTCGGTGGCGCCTCGGGCTTCGGCAAGGCGACGGCGGAGTTGCTGGCACAGCGCGGCGCCGAGGTGGCGATCCTCGATCGCCCGCAGTCCAAGGGCAAGGAGGTCGCCGACGCGATCGGCGGTTCGTTCTTCGCGGTCGACGTCACCGACTTCGACGGGACCGAGAAGGTGCTCAATGAGGCCATCGACAAGCTGGGCGCGCTGCACATCATCGTGACCACCGCGGGTGGCGGCGGCGCCGAGCGCACCGTCAAGAAGGACGGTCCGCACAGCCTGGAGTCGTTCCGCAAGACCATCGACCTCAACCTCATCGCGACGTTCAACATCAGCCGCCTGGCCGGCTGGCAGATGAGCCAGCAGGACCTCGTCGACGACGAGCAGGAGGAGCGCGGCGTCATCATCAACACCGCCTCGATCGCGGCGTTCGAGGGCCAGATCGGCCAGGTCGCCTACACCGCGTCGAAGGCCGCGATCGCCGGCATGTGCCTGACGATGGCCCGTGACATGGGCAGCCTCGGCATCCGCGCGCTCGCGATCGCGCCGAGCCTGTTCGCCACCGGCCTGACCGAGGGCATCCCCGACGAGTTCGCCAAGGCGCTGACCAAGGACGCGGCGTTCCCGAAGCGGCTCGGCAAGCCGGAGGAGTACGCCAAGCTGGTGGCCGCGATCGTCGAGAACCCGATGCTCAACGGCCAGTGCCTGCGGCTGGACGCGGGTCAGCGCTTCGCCCCCAAGTAA